GGTAGCACCGGCCTTCGTGTTACCCGCCTCGGGCTCGGTGGCGCGCCGTTGGGCGGGCTCTTCGAGAGCGTTTCCGACGGCGATGCCGGGGAGACAGTGCGAGCCGCCTACGACGCCGGGGTTCGCACGTTCGACACCGCTCCTTTCTACGGGCACGGCCTGGGCGAGATGCGTCTCGGTCGCGAGCTGAAACGCTACCCACGCGAAAGCTTCGTGCTGTCCAGCAAGGTGGGCCGTGTGCTCATGCCCGCCGTCGACGGCGACCTCGAGGATCACAAATACCGCGACGTGCTGCCGATGAATCCGATCTTCGATTTCAGCCAGAGCGGGATCCACCGCTCGTTCGAATCGAGCCTGGTGCGGCTCGGCGTCGAGCGCATCGACATCCTCCACCTTCATGACCCTGACCATCATTTCGAGCAGGCTCTCGACGTGGCCTATCCCGCTCTTGCCGAGCTCCGCGACGCCGGTCGTATTCGGGCCCTGGGCGTGGGAATGAACCAGTGGGAAATGCTCTACGACTTCGCGCAGCGGGCAGAATTCGATTGCTTCCTTCTGGCCGGCCGGTACACGTTGCTCGACCAGAGCGCGCTCCACACCTTTTTGCCGGAATGCGAGCGACGAGGAATCTCCGTACTTCTCGGAGGGCCCTACAACAGTGGGATCCTGGCGACGGGGAGCTCCGGCAACGGCCACTATGACTACGAAGACGTACCGTCCACGATCCTGGAGAAAGTGAAGCGTCTCGAAAGCGTGGCCGCACGGCACGCCGTTCCGCTCAAGGCGGCTGCTCTCCAGTTTCCCGCGGCACATCCCGCCATCGTTTGCGTGCTCGCCGGTGCTCGAAGCGCGTCCGAAGTGGAAGAGAACGCGAATATGATGTCCCATCCGATTCCGGAAAGTTTCTGGATGGAGCTCCGGGAGCGGGGGCTCATTGCTCCGAACGCGCCCGTGCCACGAACGTAGGAGTTATTCAAATCAGGTCAAGGGATCGTGCCTGGCAACATCAATCGTTGACCGAAGGAGAGCGTCATGGTTCGTTCGTTCGCCGCTACCATCGCCGTAGCTCTGGTCTCCTGTGGGTCCGAACCCACCCCGGAGCCGGAGGGGCCGTTCGACTCCGGCCTCCTGGGCCGCTGGGACGTCACCGTGGGGGGAGAGGACAGCTATCCCCTGTGGTTCGAGGTCGAGGAGACCGGCGGCCGGCTCGCGGGACGCCTTCAGGGCCGTTTCGGCCACGCGCTCCCGATGGAGGACGTCCAGGCAATGGGAGCCCATCTCATGTGGAACGTCGAGGGCACGAGCTATCACTCCAACCTGGAAGGGGAACAAATCCGCGGAGCGCTGACAACCGCGGAGGGAGAGAATCGCGACTGGATTGCGGTGCGCGCGCCAATGCTTCCGGCGCCGGTGGAGCCGGAATGGGGCGAGCCGATCGAGTTGTTCAATGGCGTCGACCTCTCCGGGTGGAGGCCGCGCCACCCCGAGGCGTCCAACTTCTGGCGCGCCGAAGACGGCGTGCTCGTCAACGACGATGCCGGAACCGACCTCGTAACCGAGTCGAGCTTCGAGGATTTCCGACTGCACATCGAGGTCCAGGTTCCCGCGGGAAGCAACAGCGGCATCTACCTTCGGGGACGTTACGAGGTCCAGGTGCAGGACGATCACGGGAAGGAGCCGCACGCCCTCCACATGGGGGGAATCTACGGGCAGGTCACTCCGACGTCGAACGCCGCCCTTCCCCCGGGCGAATGGCAGACTTTCGACATCACGCTTCTCGGGCGCTGGGTAACGGTCGTCTTGAACGGAGAGACCGTCGTCGACAACCAGGAGATACCCGGTATCACCGGTGGGGCGCTCGACTCGAAGGAGTCAGAGCCGGGCCCGATCTTCCTCCAGGGCGACCACGGACGAATTCTCTATAGAAATATGGTGCTGACACCGGCGCTCTAGGCCTTCATCTTCTCGGCGGCGAAATCCCAGCTTACGGGCTCCTCGCGCTTCAAGGAAGCATTGATCAGGTGGGCCACCGAAGCGGCACGGTGGCCGGTGAGCGCGTCCTGAACGGAAGGCTTTCGCGAGCGCACTGAATCGATGAAATGAGCGAGGTGAACGACGGTGGCGTTTCGTCCCCATTCATCCCAGGTCTGCTGCGACGACTTCATCTCGGGCGTCCAGGTCTCGGGCGTCTCCCGCGCCTGAACGTCCGGATCCTCGTAAAACGCCTCGGCCAGCTCTTGTTTCCAGGACTCCACCACCCAGCGGTTGTCCTCGTAGAGGTTTTCCGGCGTGTAGACGAGCGAGCCTCCGCGGAAGGCGATTGCGCCTTCGGTCCCGAGGATCTCGAACCCCGACTCGCGGCTCGACTGGTTGTTGAACGTCGAGGAGAGGTTGACGGTGAAGCCCTCGGGGTAGACGAGTATCGCGTTCACCGTGTCGGGCACGTCACGTGATTCCTTCCATCGATAGAGCTGTCCCGACGCCATGATGGTCTCCGGCATCTTCGCGCTCATGACGAAGTGGATGGTCGTCACCAGGTGCACGAACAGGTCGGTGGCGATGCCGCCGGAGTAATCCCAGTAGCACCGCCACCGAAAGAATCGCTCCAGGCTGAACGGGTGTTTAGGCGCCGGGCCGAGAAACCTCTCCCAGTCGACGGTGCGCTCCGATGCGTCCGGAGGAATGGGATAGATCCAGGCGCCGCCCGCGGTGTTGCGATTGTAAGAGGCCCGGATGAGCGTAACCTGTCCGAGGGCACCCGACTGGATCAGCTCCTTCGCCTTGATCTGCGTGGCGGAGCTCATGCCTTGGCTTCCAACCTGAAAGATGCGATCGGACATCTTGGCGGCGGCGATGACCTCGAGGCCCTCGTCGACGTCGTACGTCATGGGTTTCTCGATGTAGACGTCTTTCCCCGCGGCCAGAGCGTCGAGCGACATCTGGCGATGCCAGTGGTCGGGCGAGCCGATGAATACCGCCTGGATGTCACTCCGATCGAGGATCTCTCGGTAGTCGGCATGGATGCGTGAGGCACTCCCGGCAATCTCCTTCGCTCGCTCGGCTCTCCCCTGGTAAGCGTCACAGACGGCGGCGAGCTCGACTCCGGGAATCTCGAGCGCCGACCGCATGAGCTCCTGGGCACGAGCTCCCGAGCCGAGAACTCCCACACGAATGCGATCCGGCGCCGCCTGCCTGGCGAATGCGCTGGGCACGAGGCTGGTGGCCGCGGCGGCGAGCGCGCTCGTCTTGAGGAATTCACGACGTCTCATGGTTCCATCTCCTCGATTGACTCCTGGTCGGCGGAGTGTTACTGGAGTGTTCCAGAATGTCAACTCAGGAGAGACGCTACGACGTCGCGGTCGTGGGCTCGGGTGCCGGCGGTGGAATGGTCGCCAAGGTGCTGACCGAAGCGGGAGCTGAAGTGGTGCTGCTCGAAGCGGGACCCATGTGGGACACCGCAAGAGACTCGGCCATGCTCAAGTTCTCGTACGAATCGCCGAGGCGTGGCGCCAAGACGCCCGAGCGGCAATTCGGGGAGTTCGACGCCGGACTCGGGGGTTGGTCACTCGATGGTGAGCCCTACACGGTTGCCGACGGCAGCCTGTTCGACTGGTTTCGCGTTCGCATGCTCGGTGGACGGACGAACCACTGGGGACGCATCTCACTGCGCTTCGGTCCTCGTGACTTCAAGCCGAGAAGTCACGACGGGCTCGGCGACGACTGGCCGATCGATTACGCCGACATCGCGCCCTACTACGATGCGATCGATCGGCTCATCGGGATCTATGGAACGAACGAAGGCCTTCCCAACGATCCCGATGGAATCTTTCAGCCCCCACCGGAGCCGAGATGCTACGAGCGGTGGGTCAAGACGGCGTGCGACGATCTCGGCATTACCTGCATCCCCTCACGGATGTCGATTCTCACCCGCCCCCTCAACGGAAGGCCGGCCTGCCACTACTGCGGCCAGTGCGGCCGAGGCTGCGCCGCGCATTCGAACTTCTCGTCGCCCACGGTGCTCCTCCCGCCGGCCCTGGCGACGGGGCGTCTGACGCTGGTCGCGAACGCGATGGCGCGCGAAGTCACTACCGACGGACGCGGGCTCGCGACGGGGGTCTCTTACGTCGACAAGACCGATGGAAACGATCGACAGGTTGCCGCCGACATCGTCGTCCTCGCCGCAAGCGCCTGCGAATCCGCACGGCTGCTCCTGAACTCTCGTTCGGCCCTGTTTCCCGATGGGCTGGCGAACTCGAGCGGAGTCGTCGGCAAGTACTTGATGGACAGCACGGGAACGGATGCTGCCGGTTACTTTCCCCGACTCGCGAACGGGCCTCCGCACAACGAGGACGGCGCCGGGGACCACCTGTACATGCCCTGGTGGCTCGACAACCGGCGGCTCGACTTCCCTCGGGGCTATCACATCGAGCTCTGGGGCGGCCGGCGGATGCCACGATTCGGATTTCTCGACGGCATCGAGAAAACCCCGTTCGGAGGCGGCTACGGAAAACCACTCAAGGAAGCTTATCGAGCTCGGTACGGAGCGACCGTGGGTTTCTCCGGCCGGGGCGAGATGGTGCCAAACGCCCGCTCTTATTGCGAAATCGATCCCGAAGCGGTGGACCGATGGGGAATACCCGTCCTCAAGTTCCATTTCGAGTGGAGCGAGAACGAGTTGCTTCAAGTCAAACACATGCACGAGACGTTCCACAGGATCATCGAGCACCTTGGCGGAACTCCTCTTACGCCGATGCCGACCCGAGAAGAGGACTTCGGCATTCTCCCCGGCGGCCGGATCATTCACGAGGTCGGTGTTACCCGTATGGGAGCCTCTCCCCGAACCTCCGTGCTCAACGCCTTCTGCCAGGCGCATGACGTGAAGAACCTCTTCGTCGCCGACGGGGGGCCTTTTGTCAGCAATCCCAACAAGAACCCGACGTGGACGATCCTCGCACTGGCCCTGCGAACCGGAGAGTACATCGCGGAAGAACGGAGGAAAGGAAACCTTTGATCGATCGAAGAGAAGCTCTCGCCCTGCTGGCGTCGGTGCCGACGGCGGCCGCTTTTTCGATCACGGCGCGCGAAGTCGAGAGCGCTCACCGGGCCGTCCAGAAAGCCGCGGGCGGCTACGCGCCCACATTCTTCGACCGTCACGAGTACGAGACGGTTCGTCTCCTCGTGGATCTCCTCATCCCCGGTGACGAGCGCTCGGGAAGCGCCACCGACGCCGGCGTTCCCGAGTTCATCGACTTCATGATGACCGACGAGCCCGAGCGCCAGATCGCCATGAGGGGCGGGCTGGCGTGGCTCGACAACGAGTGCCGCGACCGTTTCGGCACCTCGTTCGTCGAGGCATCCGCCGTGGAACGCACGTCGCTTCTCGACGAGATCGCGTGGCC
This sequence is a window from Vicinamibacteria bacterium. Protein-coding genes within it:
- a CDS encoding GMC family oxidoreductase: MSTQERRYDVAVVGSGAGGGMVAKVLTEAGAEVVLLEAGPMWDTARDSAMLKFSYESPRRGAKTPERQFGEFDAGLGGWSLDGEPYTVADGSLFDWFRVRMLGGRTNHWGRISLRFGPRDFKPRSHDGLGDDWPIDYADIAPYYDAIDRLIGIYGTNEGLPNDPDGIFQPPPEPRCYERWVKTACDDLGITCIPSRMSILTRPLNGRPACHYCGQCGRGCAAHSNFSSPTVLLPPALATGRLTLVANAMAREVTTDGRGLATGVSYVDKTDGNDRQVAADIVVLAASACESARLLLNSRSALFPDGLANSSGVVGKYLMDSTGTDAAGYFPRLANGPPHNEDGAGDHLYMPWWLDNRRLDFPRGYHIELWGGRRMPRFGFLDGIEKTPFGGGYGKPLKEAYRARYGATVGFSGRGEMVPNARSYCEIDPEAVDRWGIPVLKFHFEWSENELLQVKHMHETFHRIIEHLGGTPLTPMPTREEDFGILPGGRIIHEVGVTRMGASPRTSVLNAFCQAHDVKNLFVADGGPFVSNPNKNPTWTILALALRTGEYIAEERRKGNL
- a CDS encoding Gfo/Idh/MocA family oxidoreductase — protein: MRRREFLKTSALAAAATSLVPSAFARQAAPDRIRVGVLGSGARAQELMRSALEIPGVELAAVCDAYQGRAERAKEIAGSASRIHADYREILDRSDIQAVFIGSPDHWHRQMSLDALAAGKDVYIEKPMTYDVDEGLEVIAAAKMSDRIFQVGSQGMSSATQIKAKELIQSGALGQVTLIRASYNRNTAGGAWIYPIPPDASERTVDWERFLGPAPKHPFSLERFFRWRCYWDYSGGIATDLFVHLVTTIHFVMSAKMPETIMASGQLYRWKESRDVPDTVNAILVYPEGFTVNLSSTFNNQSSRESGFEILGTEGAIAFRGGSLVYTPENLYEDNRWVVESWKQELAEAFYEDPDVQARETPETWTPEMKSSQQTWDEWGRNATVVHLAHFIDSVRSRKPSVQDALTGHRAASVAHLINASLKREEPVSWDFAAEKMKA
- a CDS encoding aldo/keto reductase, with translation GSTGLRVTRLGLGGAPLGGLFESVSDGDAGETVRAAYDAGVRTFDTAPFYGHGLGEMRLGRELKRYPRESFVLSSKVGRVLMPAVDGDLEDHKYRDVLPMNPIFDFSQSGIHRSFESSLVRLGVERIDILHLHDPDHHFEQALDVAYPALAELRDAGRIRALGVGMNQWEMLYDFAQRAEFDCFLLAGRYTLLDQSALHTFLPECERRGISVLLGGPYNSGILATGSSGNGHYDYEDVPSTILEKVKRLESVAARHAVPLKAAALQFPAAHPAIVCVLAGARSASEVEENANMMSHPIPESFWMELRERGLIAPNAPVPRT
- a CDS encoding gluconate 2-dehydrogenase subunit 3 family protein encodes the protein MIDRREALALLASVPTAAAFSITAREVESAHRAVQKAAGGYAPTFFDRHEYETVRLLVDLLIPGDERSGSATDAGVPEFIDFMMTDEPERQIAMRGGLAWLDNECRDRFGTSFVEASAVERTSLLDEIAWPERASPGLSHGVGFFNAFRDLTATGFFTSKMGMEDLDYRGNVYVTEWTGCPPEALRKLGLDP
- a CDS encoding DUF1080 domain-containing protein, which encodes MVRSFAATIAVALVSCGSEPTPEPEGPFDSGLLGRWDVTVGGEDSYPLWFEVEETGGRLAGRLQGRFGHALPMEDVQAMGAHLMWNVEGTSYHSNLEGEQIRGALTTAEGENRDWIAVRAPMLPAPVEPEWGEPIELFNGVDLSGWRPRHPEASNFWRAEDGVLVNDDAGTDLVTESSFEDFRLHIEVQVPAGSNSGIYLRGRYEVQVQDDHGKEPHALHMGGIYGQVTPTSNAALPPGEWQTFDITLLGRWVTVVLNGETVVDNQEIPGITGGALDSKESEPGPIFLQGDHGRILYRNMVLTPAL